From Coffea arabica cultivar ET-39 chromosome 10e, Coffea Arabica ET-39 HiFi, whole genome shotgun sequence, one genomic window encodes:
- the LOC113712069 gene encoding uncharacterized protein, whose translation MVSLHTSLSPSRRKIIPELENLFKKRKLHDDDDDDDRPDQAPRKIPDHPIKGQPMIKPTPDTELQLETPTPMEWQRCLDIKSGQIYFYNTRTNKRMLTDPRSSPEPPVPPPPQPSHGHMSLDLELNLPCGSSGKTQVTNIFTKNNSGSTSNSLGDDHELLVNSSATKNNNNDQKGGLTRSPSWLTFEGSEQEMVAAACKKCHMLVMMCKSSPSCPNCKFMHPPEQTSPSLLKRRLSLLC comes from the exons ATGGTTTCCCTTCACACCTCTCTTTCTCCAAGCCGAAGAAAAATCATCCCAGAATTGgagaatttgttcaagaagaGGAAATTgcatgatgatgatgacgacGATGATCGGCCTGATCAAGCTCCTCGAAAAATCCCTGATCACCCCATCAAAGGCCAACCCATGATCAAGCCCACACCTGACACAGAGCTACAGCTCGAGACTCCTACACCTATGGAGTGGCAACGTTGCCTTGATATCAAG TCGGGGCAGATATATTTCTACAACACAAGAACAAATAAGAGGATGCTAACCGATCCAAGGTCAAGCCCAGAGCCACCGGTACCACCACCACCACAGCCAAGTCATGGTCACATGAGCTTAGACCTCGAACTTAACCTACCATGTGGCTCATCAGGTAAAACTCAGGTGACAAATATTTTCACGAAGAACAATTCAGGTAGCACCTCAAATTCCTTGGGTGATGATCATGAACTCCTCGTAAAttcgagtgcaaccaagaaCAACAACAATGATCAAAAAGGAGGCCTAACGCGGTCTCCCTCATGGTTGACATTCGAAGGATCAGAGCAAGAGATGGTGGCGGCTGCTTGCAAGAAGTGTCATATGTTGGTTATGATGTGCAAGTCTTCACCGTCTTGTCCAAACTGCAAATTCATGCATCCTCCAGAACAAACCTCTCCGAGTCTTTTAAAACGAAGGCTAAGCCTTTTGTGCTAA